TTTGCGCGGGAGGGCACGGCCAGGAGCAGGATGCTGCCGCACACGAGCAGGCAGCCCGCGATCTGCTCGGCCCGCACCGCCTCGCCGAGCACGAGCCAGGAGAGGCAGGCGGCCGAGACGGGCATGATTCCGGTCATGACCGCGGCAGTGGCGGGCGGCACGCGGGTCACGCCGCGAAACCAGAGCACGTAGGCCAGGATGGTGATGCACAGGGCGTAGTAGACGACGTCCAGCCAGCCAGCGAGGCCGATGGGCGCGGGCAGGCCCTGGGAGATCTCCCCGATTGCCGGGGGCAGGAAGAAGAGGAGCCCGGCCAGGCTGACCAGGGTGGCCACGGAAAGGGGCGAGAGCTCCTCGGGCAGGGCGCGGCGCAGGAGCAGGAAGCAGGATTCCGCCGCCACCGCGCCCAGCACCAGCAGGCTTCCGGCCAGGTTCCGACCGAAGTCCGCGGCCGCTGCGCCGCTTGCGGCCGCGGCCTCGCCGGGTCCGAGCCCGGAGACG
The DNA window shown above is from Desulfovibrio sp. X2 and carries:
- a CDS encoding DMT family transporter, whose product is MRNDVRACADLGAAMVIVGSSVVAGKLALATMPLYLSQALRFGLASLVLVPLLLLREGRFPALAPRGWGVIAALALCGSFLFNVLLLHGLRLTSAAAAGIIASTTPACMGLIAFAFLRQRLGVRAVLGIACSVCGVAVLNVSGLGPGEAAAASGAAAADFGRNLAGSLLVLGAVAAESCFLLLRRALPEELSPLSVATLVSLAGLLFFLPPAIGEISQGLPAPIGLAGWLDVVYYALCITILAYVLWFRGVTRVPPATAAVMTGIMPVSAACLSWLVLGEAVRAEQIAGCLLVCGSILLLAVPSRAKAA